ACATACGGGATTCATCATAATATAACATAGAGGATAATATGACATATGGCAATCACTAGTAGCAGCAGAAGATGCGGACGTGCCATTCATCATGCCGTCGAAGAGgctgtcgacgtcggggaagaaatCGTCATTGGAGAACTCGTCGTCTGCGATGCCGTCGTTCGCAGCCACAATGAGCAGAGATCCAACAGTCATGCGGAAGCACTCATCAAAAACCTAATCGCCCATCTCCCGTGTCGGATCACAAGAGGCGGTGCTTCGGTGGCCTGCTGTTCACACCCTAGTGAATGCCAGGAAGCGAGATGGGAAAGAGATAGGCGGTGTAATGCTTTGGAATGAGACGAAAAGTTGTGTCACTTGCCTGTAGAGGAGTGACCTCTCATATAGGGAAGAAGAGTTGAAACCGGCCCCTCATTAGTAGAAGAGAAACGGGCGCAATAAATACCATTAAACGGACACACTAAACACCATTTAGGAGAGAAGAAACGAGCGCACGAAAAATCCCATTAAGTGTTCAGTTTCTTCTCCCATTTATGCGACAATCGTTTCAACTTCTTTTTTGCATGACAAAAATAAAGCAGCGCGTACATGTGGCATAGGTCAGTTTTCCACACCACCTTATCATGCATGAATGGCCATATGGTCCTGTGGGATTTACCATGAATTACTGGCACAAAATATGAATTATTATATGGGCTAGGCCTAATAATTCCGACATCATGTACCCTGGCCTGCTTCGGTTGATGGTTCTTCCTCCCCTTTGGATGGCCCTGCAGCGGCTGGAATAATATTCAGGGATCATGATGGCCTAGTTCCGTTTGCTACCTATCGTGTTCTCTTCAATTGTAATGATGCTTTGGAAACTGAGGCCCATGCTCTCATGCAAGGCATGGGCTTGGCTCTCCAACACTTAGAGTTGCTGATCATTATATTGTTCAATCAAACTCTTCATAAGGTCTAGCTATCATCTCAAATAACAACCTTTCTAAGTCAGCTTATGGTTATTTGGTGGCTGAGATCAAGAATCTCCAGGAAGAGACGGAGTTTGTTCCACTGAAGCTCAAACGGGATTGGAATATGGTAGCTCATCAATTGGCATTTTATAACCGGAAGAGGGCGTGTACTGTTGTTTGGCTACTTCGTGCGCCATGTGTCGTTGATTTGTGCCTCTTGATTGTAACCCATTGTGATGGAATAAATGTCCTATTTCCTCTAGGAAAAAAAACCCAACTATTACCGGATCTTTAAACGTTCTCTATGGGTGCCATCTATACGCATTACATTATccaacggagagagtacataggTTCCATCTATGTACAATTTTATTGCCATACTTTAGAACATCTTTTCAGAGATCATACTACTCTCTAGCACTAGAGGCCGAAGTAAATCAGGTGCTTGCCCGGTGAGAATGTCCATtatcctgcgctgcatcgatcaCGAGGCATGGCCGATCAAGGAGCCATTCAACAAGCAGCTGTATACTGTATGCATATACTCTATACATACTCTATGCATAAATACTCTAGATACACTATTTTTGTTGGATTGCTACCTAGATCGGGCCTCGTTGTTTTCCATGGTCAACTCGCCTGTCTAGTCTAGATTCGATCAAATCATTTCTTTTTGGCTGCAACAAGGATGCTATCTATACCCTCTGTCTGTCCAACCAGTTGACATCCGTACACGatttctttatctatctatctatcctCTCCCATGGCTAGATTTCACTCTGCCCATTACATAGTACTACGTGGTGCAGCTGCATTCCACGATGAGCTCACAACAAATTTACATTGCCTCTTATGCAAAACAAAGAAATGGTCCTGCTAcgtttttctttaaaaaaaaattgCGTTCAACAATGGATGGACGTCACGCGGTGATGTGGGCCATCCCCAACCAACTCCCCGGCCACAAAGGCACAAAAGTCAAGTCGTCTCATgggaaagaaaaaaagaaacacTTGAGGAGTTCCCGGACTCGGCCACGTCGGTCGGTCCAGCCGCGTCGCCGCCCCCCTGCCCGCTCCGGCCATCCATCCACCACCCACCGTTGACGTCGCGCCGGGGTAAACCACACAAGACTTTGACTTTCTCGCCGCCATGCGCGTCCCCTCTTCCTCTTAAGCCCCGTGCACCAACCGTCCTCCGTCCAATTGCCGTCCCTGCACGCACGCCTACTCTGCCCACCATGGCCCGCTCCACATGTCTGTCGCTCGTCGCCGTCGCTATGGCCGTCGCCGCGGCGCTCGCTGCTGCCGGCGAGGCGTCTTCCGGGATCGGGTTCGACCTGCACCACCGATCCTCGCCCGTGGTGAGGCGGTGGGCGGAGGCGCGGGGCCACCCGGGCGCCGCGTGGTGGGCCGAGGCCGAGGGCACGCCGGAGTACTACGCCGCGCTGTCCCGCCACGACCGCGCCCACCTCGCGCGCCGCGGGCTCGCCGAGGAGGGCGACGGGAAGAAGGGGCTGCTCACCTTCGCCAGCGGCAACCTCACGTTCCGGCTCGACGGGTCGCTGCACTACGCGGAGGTGGCGGTGGGCACGCCGAACGCAACGTTCCTGGTGGCCCTGGACACCGGCAGCGACCTCTTCTGGGTGCCCTGCGACTGCAAGCAGTGCGCGCCCATCGCCAACGCCTCGGAGCTGCGCGGCGGGCCGGAGCTCCGGCCGTACAGCCCCGGGAAGTCGTCGACGAGCAAGGCGGTGACCTGCGAGCACGCGCTCTGCGAGCGGCCCAacgcctgcgccgccgccggcaacagcagcagcagctgccCGTACAGCGTCAGGTACGTGTCCGCCAACACGTCCTCCTCCGGGGTGCTGGTCGAGGACGTGCTCCACCTCAGCCGGCAGACTGGCGGTCTTTCGACGGCGGTGAAGGCGCCCGTGGTGCTCGGGTGCGGGCAGGTGCAGACGGGCGCGTTCCTGGACGGCGCCGCCGTGGACGGCCTGCTGGGGCTCGGCATGGACAAGGTGTCCGTGCCCAGCGTGCTGCACGCCGCCGGCCTCGTCGCTTCCGACAGCTTCTCCATGTGCTTCAGCCCCGACGGCCTCGGCCGCATCAACTTCGGCGACGCCGGCCGCCCCGGCCAGGCCGAGACGCCCTTCACCATCCGGAACACGCAGTAAGTATAGTCATTGGTAATTAGGCGCTCCATCACTAGCAGaccactgacacgtgggccccacATATCAGTATGCGTGAAAAGTCATAGCTAATGCTAGGTACGGCTCGACTGATCGGCGACTTTTCTTGTGTGTGCAGCCCGACGTACAACATCAGCGTGACGGCGATGACGGTGGAGGGGAAGGAGCTGGCGGCGGAGTTCGCCGCCGTCGTGGACTCCGGCACGTCCTTCACCTACCTCAACGACCCGGCGTACACGGAGCTGGCCACCAGCTTCGACTCCCAGGTGCGCGAGAAGAGGGCCAACCTCAGCGCCTCCATCCCCTTCCAGTACTGCTACCAGCTGGCCCGCGGGCAGACGGAGCTCTTCGTGCCGGAGGTGAGCCTCACCACCAGGGGCGGCGCCGTCTTCCCGGTCACCCGCCCCTTCGTGCTCATCGCCGGCGAGACCAGCGACGGCCAGATGGTCGCCGTCGGATACTGCCTCGCCGTGCTCCAGAACGACATCGCCATCGACATCATCGGCCGTACGCGCATACTGATACACACTGCTACTGTCTTCTCTTCAGCTAATTCGTCGATCGTTCCGTTGCTGATTGCTGATTACTTCATCACTGATGAAATGCATGCAGAGAACTTCATGACCGGCCTCAAGGTGGTGTTCGACCGGGAGAGGTCCGTCCTCGGCTGGCACCAGTTCGACTGTGAGTTCATCGATCATCATTCTCCCTGAATTGTAATAATATTGTATGTATACCTGATGAAAGATTTTCATACTACCAATCATTGCTTAACTGTCCCAACTAAATTAACTGCAGGTTACAAGGACGTGGAGACGGAGGCCCACGGCGGGAGCCCCGGCGCGGCTCCAGGGCCATCGCCGACGACCCGAATCAAGCCGCGGCAGAGCGTCCCGTACCCCGGCGCGGTGCCCGTAACGCCGAGGCAGCCGGGCTCAGGCGGCAGccgcctctccttcttctccatGTCGCTGTTGCTTCCCCTGCTGGCTGCCGCCGCGGCCATGGTCTGATCTGATCGGCGCGGGAGAACCGGTGTACATACATACATAGTACAAACTAGTAGTTGATTCAGAATTTTGATACACATTCATATACTAGCTAGGTCCATCATTTATAGTTGATTCAGAAGCCCATGTGTACATGCGGCATGTCACATGCAGATGCGAATAAAAACATACAGATGCACTCCTTCTGTGTACAAATCTCACCCTTTTCTTTTTGAGGGGAAATCTAGGAATCTCCAAAGTGTTCTTCTCATCCCTAGCTCACATGCAAACGGGTGAGCAGTAAAATCCAAAAAAAGTAAAATAAATTTAAATAAAAACTGATTTTTTTTGGCAACACAAGCATTGATGAGTGTTTCATCTGCATGCAAAAATTCGTGATGGAATGACATTTGTGGAGGTCTGTGAAAACAAATTGATGCTCCAAAATGATTATGTTTTTCCTGTTCTCAACGAATGTCATTCCATCAGAAAATTTTTGTATGCTGGTAAAACAATCATCAATGTTTATCACAAAGAGATCAGATTTTTCTTTTTGGATTTTACCGTTCATACGGGTGCATTTGAGCTCGCGATCAGACTTTTTTTTTATTTTACCGTTCATACCGGTGCATCTGAGCTCGCGATCAGACAtttattttggattttttttctggagcgtGCTTTTCGTGTGCTTCAATCTTGATAGGCCATAGTTCGACACTCTGCACTGACACGGAGCACCCACAAGCTTttggaggtgatgactgcttatGTGATCATGCACAACCGTGGAGGATGACCGTGATGACATGATCTACGACCAAGGGTTCCAATTACGGGGTGAAATTGTTGTGCCTAAGCACCAATAACCGGCAACGTTTGAACAGTTCACCCAAATTCATCATGAAATGCGTGATTGGCAAACTCATATGCAACTCCAAAATGACTTGGTTGAGTACATGTGGACTCACCTTGGTAACCAGTAGATGTATCGGTTCATTTTCTTTTGATGTATGCGTGATAATTTAAATTTGGTTGTAAACTTTGTGATTTTTATTTTTTCGTGAGACAATTTATTATTATGGTACTATGTGATTTATTTGGTGCTAAAACTATATGATATATTTCTTTTTAGTTAAAAGAATGTTTACATTTGCACGCCGACTAGCCGGCGGACCAAATGTGCCGGTCGTGTTGGGCTCACTGGCAATGCAACCACAAAAGAGGACgggcaccgcctctttgctcaaCCTAAATGGACAGAGTCCGGACAAAACAGACGTCCATTTGCGGTTGCGCGTTAGAGTTAGCCTTGGATGCTCTATCAACCGGCCCAGAGAGTTTCTGCATTATCCATGCCCTGATTGCATGCATCCAGCCATCCAGGCAAAAAAGATAGGTTTGTGTACAACCATTTTATGATTTATTTTCCAAGCAActagtttttttttgttttttttttattTTAGACTTTACATGTGCACCTGTTGCACAACCTGCAAAACATTCGAATATGAGCCTTAGAAGTAGTAAAGAAGGGAAAAAAATATTAaggaaataaaaataataaaGAGAAACAAAAAGAAACAGCAAAAAAAGAAAGGTTTGTACACAACCACTTTTATGGTTTATTTTCCCTAACCATTTTATGGTTTATTTTCCAGGcaactagtttattttttattttaaacTTTACATGTGCACTTGTTGCACAACCTGCAAAACATTCGAATATGAGCCTTAGAAGTGGTAAAAAAGGGAAAAAATATTAaggaaataaaaataataaaGAGAAACAAAAAGAAACAGCAAAAAAAGAAAGGTTTGTACACAACGACTTTTATGGTTTATTTTCCCTAACCATTTTATGGTTTATTTTCCAGGcaactagtttattttttattttaaacTTTACATGTGCACCAGTTGCACAACCTGCAAAACATTTGAATATGAGCCTTAGAAGTGGTAAAAAAGGGAAAAATATTACGGAAATAAAACTAATAAAGAGAAACAAAAAGAAACGACAAAAAAAGGTATACAACCACTTTTATGGTTTATTTTCCCTAACCATTTTACGGTTTATTTTCCAGgcaagtagtttatttttagtttacTTTTTATTAAACTTTACATGTACACCTGTTGCACAACCTGCAAAACATTCGAATATGAGCCTTTGAAGTAGTAAAAAGGGAAAAGATATTAGGGAAATAAAAATAATAAAGAGCAACAAAAAGAAACGGCAAGAAAAAGGTTTTATACAACCATTTTTATGGTTTATTTCCCTAACCATTTTATGGTTTATTTTCAAGGcaactagtttattttttattttagaCTTTACATGTGCACCTGTGGCACAACCTGCAAAACATTCGAATATGAGCCTTAGAAGTAGTGAAAAAGGGAAAAATATTAGGGCAATAGAAATAATGAAGAGCAATAAAAGAAACGGCAAAAAAAAAAGGTTTATATACAACCATTTTATGGTTTATTTTCCAGGcaactagtttattttttattttagaCTTTACATGTGCACATGTTGCACAACCTGCAAAACATTTGAATATGAGCCTTAGAAGTAGtaaaaaaggaaataaatagagcaatagaaataataaaaagcaataaaaaattgcaaaaaaaagaCTAACCTAGGGTCACAGGCCGCCAGGACAGGCCCAGCCAGAAGTGGCAAAATTTCGTATTCGAGATCTGATCTAGTTTGAAAAAATTTCGGGATCTAACCCTTTTGCTACCGTTAGGGTCTTTGACGATAGGGTTACACAGTCTACCGCCAAAGTCTGTGACGGTAAACTTAACTGCGCCGTCACGGCACGTTCCACGTGAAAAATACCTACCGCCAAGGACTTTTGCGGTATGGTGTGTAACCCTACCGCCACTGTTGTTGGCGTTAGGCTTATGAGCTGATATACGCGGGCTGTGCAgcaccgcatgcatgcatgcattcacTGTATTTGAGTCCATTTGGTGTTTGATTTGACCACTGGATATATCCCCGCCCTCTGTATCGGACACATGCAGCAGTAACTTTTCAGACTAGCCCGTGCACTCCTCAGCCTGGGCATGCATGTAGTCTATGTCCATTCATTGTTTAAGTGTGTGAGGCCAAAAGAAAAAGACAAATGCATGGAGTACTAGATGCATGTGTATGGAGAGAGAAAGTGAGACACAGGGAGTGCACATTTTCGTAAGTGGTGTGCATGTCACCTGCCACATGCTATAGGGGCAGCCTAAAGATTGACATGACATAAAACTAGACTAGGACATGTATGGtctagatttggatatggtgTCACAGAGAGAGAGCAGTGTGCTCGCATGCATATATTGCAATAACGAACATGGCTACCGCCAAGAGCATGGCGGTAGGGTATTTTACAGGTTTAACGGCCGTGACAGCACAGTTAAGTCCTGCCGTCAAAGTCAGTGACGGTAGAATTACCGCCAAAGACCCTGACGGGTAGGAAAAAGGGTCAGATTTCGAAAAAAAATTAAACTAGGGTCAAATCTCGAATAACTATtagaaaagggtcaaaacacgaaatttagCCGCCAAAAGTGCATAGCGAATGCTTTTGCCTCAGCAAAGCTGATGAATGAGCTTTACGTCCTCGGCGATGAAAAAGACAGCACTGGGCTATTTAAGCCGCGTAGACTGTTGCTAGCCGAGCGATGTGGTACTAAACCTGCGTTTATTTGTTCGCAGACTGGGCCGTCGTGTTCGTCCGCTGGCCCACGACCTTAGCCAACGCGCTAGTGAGCCGCAACAGCCGGAGGACGGCGCTCAGCGGGCTCGGTATCCAGGCCATCGTTAATTGTACTGGCTAACCTTCGCCCAATTTTTGTTGTTGTCGGAGTATAAATAAAGAAAGGTAAGTTGTATTGACTGGACTGGTGTTATTTAGCAGGCTGGCCCACTGTCATGTACCTCCCCGCAAGGAAGACCAGGAAGCTGTGCGAGGTACCAGGCATGCCACGGCACATCTACGTACTATGGCGGTGGCACGGTGCAGAGTTTCAGTCAATTATGAAACACACCAGTTGCCTAATTAACTCGTCTAGGCTAATGACAGGATCTAAGTAATAATAGCATTACAGAAATTTACCACTACTCTCTTTGCAAAATAATTAGCGTTTAGGTTCGCACTTCAGCCGAGATTGATTATGTTCTTTCGAAATGATTATTTTAACATGTAAGATTGATTACGATAATCAGTCGCCATGGAATAATACCACCCGCGACCTTCTCCGTCATC
This sequence is a window from Aegilops tauschii subsp. strangulata cultivar AL8/78 chromosome 7, Aet v6.0, whole genome shotgun sequence. Protein-coding genes within it:
- the LOC109753766 gene encoding aspartyl protease family protein 1 isoform X1 — translated: MARSTCLSLVAVAMAVAAALAAAGEASSGIGFDLHHRSSPVVRRWAEARGHPGAAWWAEAEGTPEYYAALSRHDRAHLARRGLAEEGDGKKGLLTFASGNLTFRLDGSLHYAEVAVGTPNATFLVALDTGSDLFWVPCDCKQCAPIANASELRGGPELRPYSPGKSSTSKAVTCEHALCERPNACAAAGNSSSSCPYSVRYVSANTSSSGVLVEDVLHLSRQTGGLSTAVKAPVVLGCGQVQTGAFLDGAAVDGLLGLGMDKVSVPSVLHAAGLVASDSFSMCFSPDGLGRINFGDAGRPGQAETPFTIRNTHPTYNISVTAMTVEGKELAAEFAAVVDSGTSFTYLNDPAYTELATSFDSQVREKRANLSASIPFQYCYQLARGQTELFVPEVSLTTRGGAVFPVTRPFVLIAGETSDGQMVAVGYCLAVLQNDIAIDIIGQNFMTGLKVVFDRERSVLGWHQFDCYKDVETEAHGGSPGAAPGPSPTTRIKPRQSVPYPGAVPVTPRQPGSGGSRLSFFSMSLLLPLLAAAAAMV
- the LOC109753766 gene encoding aspartyl protease family protein 1 isoform X2, with translation MARSTCLSLVAVAMAVAAALAAAGEASSGIGFDLHHRSSPVVRRWAEARGHPGAAWWAEAEGTPEYYAALSRHDRAHLARRGLAEEGDGKKGLLTFASGNLTFRLDGSLHYAEVAVGTPNATFLVALDTGSDLFWVPCDCKQCAPIANASELRGGPELRPYSPGKSSTSKAVTCEHALCERPNACAAAGNSSSSCPYSVRYVSANTSSSGVLVEDVLHLSRQTGGLSTAVKAPVVLGCGQVQTGAFLDGAAVDGLLGLGMDKVSVPSVLHAAGLVASDSFSMCFSPDGLGRINFGDAGRPGQAETPFTIRNTHPTYNISVTAMTVEGKELAAEFAAVVDSGTSFTYLNDPAYTELATSFDSQVREKRANLSASIPFQYCYQLARGQTELFVPEVSLTTRGGAVFPVTRPFVLIAGETSDGQMVAVGYCLAVLQNDIAIDIIGRTRILIHTATVFSSANSSIVPLLIADYFITDEMHAENFMTGLKVVFDRERSVLGWHQFDCYKDVETEAHGGSPGAAPGPSPTTRIKPRQSVPYPGAVPVTPRQPGSGGSRLSFFSMSLLLPLLAAAAAMV